In Alteromonas mediterranea DE, a single genomic region encodes these proteins:
- the tnpB gene encoding IS66 family insertion sequence element accessory protein TnpB (TnpB, as the term is used for proteins encoded by IS66 family insertion elements, is considered an accessory protein, since TnpC, encoded by a neighboring gene, is a DDE family transposase.): MKMFVEPADIYLYMDVVAFCKSINGFIAFVKQDMNLNSFRDALLVFCNKKRDKVKILYWDKAGFALWYKRYSTEASV; this comes from the coding sequence ATGAAGATGTTCGTTGAGCCTGCTGATATTTATCTATACATGGATGTCGTCGCCTTCTGCAAATCCATTAACGGCTTTATTGCCTTTGTTAAGCAGGATATGAACCTTAATTCGTTTCGCGATGCACTGTTGGTCTTCTGCAACAAAAAGCGCGACAAGGTCAAAATACTCTATTGGGATAAAGCGGGCTTCGCTCTCTGGTATAAGCGCTACTCGACAGAAGCATCGGTTTAA
- a CDS encoding YdcF family protein, with product MAAMAQLIIKNKKLASKLACASLIWILIWSQPYAVDLLLYPLERSQKVKRLQYKNQRTPDYIFVLACYYNTEGDLPNISRWPDCSLQRLVQTVMLYEQTKSKIIVTGGRFLENQDISYSQKAKSFLISLGVPEDKIITTDKGTDTHGEISSISQLVTNRKLLVVTSATHVLRVSNELDNVTASVAFFAVDYHSGGELTPYLRMPSLSALVATRAAIYEYLALVKQLFTQ from the coding sequence ATGGCCGCCATGGCACAGCTTATTATAAAAAATAAGAAATTAGCGTCTAAGCTTGCTTGTGCGTCGTTAATATGGATTCTTATCTGGTCTCAACCATATGCTGTTGACTTACTACTTTATCCACTTGAAAGGAGTCAAAAAGTAAAAAGGCTTCAATACAAAAACCAACGCACACCAGACTATATTTTCGTACTAGCTTGTTATTACAACACTGAAGGGGACTTACCGAATATTAGTAGGTGGCCAGATTGTTCTCTTCAAAGGCTCGTTCAGACCGTGATGCTATATGAACAAACAAAGAGTAAAATAATAGTTACTGGTGGGCGTTTTTTAGAGAATCAAGACATCAGTTATAGCCAAAAAGCCAAATCATTTTTAATTTCTCTAGGTGTTCCAGAAGATAAAATAATTACGACTGATAAAGGCACTGATACTCATGGGGAGATTAGCTCAATCAGTCAACTCGTTACAAATAGAAAGTTATTGGTAGTAACAAGCGCCACTCACGTTCTACGTGTTTCTAACGAGTTAGATAACGTAACCGCAAGTGTCGCTTTTTTCGCCGTAGATTACCATAGCGGAGGTGAGTTGACTCCATACCTAAGAATGCCTTCTCTATCTGCATTGGTAGCGACACGAGCTGCAATTTACGAATATTTAGCGCTCGTCAAACAGCTCTTTACACAATAA
- a CDS encoding LysR family transcriptional regulator, with protein sequence MNIAKVDLNLLVYLDVLLREGSVTKAANQLSITQPAMSNGLKRLRDLFKDPLLVRTSDGMTPTKRALELQPIIRDVLSRLESSIQPETDFDPLTSDRTFRIMTSDYAESTLLLELVGRLADLAPNITLDLITPSDVTFHDVEQGKVDMAINRFEELPLSFHQKVIWYDTFSCVMSADHPLVEKCNLEGYLSAQHIWVSKTGFGVGVGIDPNEVQKLGWVDAELTKIGKQRAIRVFTRHYHAALQIAKKQKLIATLPSKAARLFKHDPDVVIKEPPFDIPPIALKMAWSALLHHDAGHIWLRRLISDVASEMNAG encoded by the coding sequence ATGAATATAGCGAAGGTCGACCTGAATTTATTAGTGTACTTAGATGTGCTGTTGCGCGAAGGCAGTGTGACAAAAGCCGCAAATCAGCTAAGTATTACACAGCCTGCAATGAGCAACGGTCTAAAACGCCTTCGCGACCTCTTCAAAGACCCTTTACTCGTTCGCACTAGCGACGGAATGACCCCCACTAAGCGCGCCCTCGAACTGCAGCCAATTATTCGCGACGTGCTTAGCCGGCTAGAAAGCTCTATTCAGCCGGAAACTGACTTCGACCCGCTGACCAGCGACAGAACCTTCCGCATTATGACCAGTGATTATGCAGAAAGTACGCTGCTGCTTGAGTTAGTGGGAAGGCTTGCTGACTTGGCCCCAAACATCACGCTAGATCTTATTACTCCCAGCGACGTAACGTTCCACGATGTAGAACAAGGGAAAGTGGATATGGCGATTAACCGCTTCGAGGAACTTCCCTTGTCATTTCACCAAAAAGTGATTTGGTACGACACATTCAGTTGTGTAATGAGTGCCGACCACCCACTTGTTGAAAAATGTAACCTTGAAGGCTACTTAAGCGCTCAACACATTTGGGTAAGTAAAACAGGGTTTGGTGTGGGCGTGGGTATTGACCCCAATGAAGTACAAAAACTGGGGTGGGTTGATGCCGAGTTAACTAAAATTGGAAAGCAACGTGCTATTCGTGTGTTTACACGCCACTATCACGCAGCCCTTCAAATTGCGAAAAAGCAAAAACTTATTGCAACTTTGCCAAGTAAAGCGGCCCGTTTATTTAAACACGACCCTGATGTGGTAATTAAAGAGCCACCTTTTGATATACCGCCTATAGCCCTAAAAATGGCGTGGAGTGCTCTACTTCACCACGACGCAGGCCACATTTGGTTACGCCGATTGATAAGCGATGTGGCCAGCGAAATGAACGCGGGCTAA
- a CDS encoding HprK-related kinase A, which translates to MKFLYINTGPYVFRLYNECAAVSHSVRQMYCHTSTETERYDFDIAVKPPNLLRKFISPQISFYCDKQTPFFPLPRSQSYPMLEWGMNWCIAAHEYSRLVIHSAVLVKNGKAILFPALPGSGKSTLSALLSEMGWTVFSDEMAIIELENLHVKPINRPVCLKNDAIDIVKSSFSDSVFTEKFYDTQKGTVAHKRVHTPSSFKFLKDTPIGAVVFPKYVGGKATTLQEVASAEGTIQIIRNAFNYHVLAEKGFEALADLADKVEFFSMDYSDINSAEAALTELLL; encoded by the coding sequence TTGAAGTTCTTATATATTAATACAGGGCCTTACGTATTCAGACTGTACAACGAGTGTGCGGCAGTAAGTCATTCAGTGCGTCAGATGTATTGTCATACAAGCACAGAGACGGAACGCTATGATTTTGATATTGCGGTCAAGCCTCCTAATTTACTAAGAAAGTTCATCTCTCCACAGATAAGTTTCTATTGCGATAAACAAACGCCGTTTTTTCCTCTCCCTCGTAGTCAAAGTTACCCAATGCTCGAATGGGGCATGAATTGGTGTATTGCTGCTCATGAATATTCAAGGCTTGTAATTCATTCGGCAGTACTGGTTAAAAATGGGAAAGCAATCTTATTTCCTGCATTGCCCGGTTCAGGAAAAAGTACGTTAAGCGCCTTATTGTCGGAAATGGGATGGACAGTTTTTTCAGATGAGATGGCGATAATTGAACTTGAAAACCTTCATGTTAAACCAATCAATAGACCTGTTTGTTTGAAAAATGATGCTATCGATATTGTAAAATCAAGTTTTAGTGATAGCGTTTTCACAGAGAAGTTTTACGACACCCAAAAAGGGACGGTTGCGCATAAACGTGTGCATACGCCCTCATCTTTTAAGTTTCTCAAAGATACGCCCATAGGTGCAGTGGTGTTTCCTAAATACGTTGGCGGCAAGGCAACCACCTTACAGGAAGTCGCTTCAGCTGAAGGCACAATTCAGATAATAAGAAATGCTTTTAATTACCATGTTTTGGCCGAAAAAGGGTTTGAAGCATTAGCCGACCTTGCTGATAAAGTTGAATTTTTTTCTATGGATTACTCTGATATCAATAGCGCAGAAGCGGCGTTAACGGAGTTGCTTCTGTGA
- a CDS encoding patatin-like phospholipase family protein, producing MQVASAAIPNNLATSDLTQIVPIFSGGGTRLSAHIGIIKALHDMKIGFDTLVGVSGGSIIASLYAKGYSVEQMRELALVTDFKQFTEFSLVRLLREGGLSSGDVFQNWIDEQLEGAVFADMPLDLNILATDVNGGGPVLFNKHATPDMKVSEAVRYSMSIPLIFSFKPFKEYLLVDGAILSEDALFEDWRGDGTPSVCFRLQSTEQKRKAIKKNLLQLPQYVSMLIRTFMTAISREYVNAKYWHNTVVVNTGEISAVDFSLTPEIKNTLFELGYATTKEFLPKKCAGFMRSSAL from the coding sequence ATGCAGGTAGCCTCGGCAGCGATACCCAATAACCTAGCAACCTCAGACTTAACGCAAATCGTTCCTATTTTTTCAGGGGGCGGCACACGTTTAAGCGCTCACATAGGCATTATAAAAGCCCTGCATGATATGAAAATTGGCTTTGATACGCTTGTAGGCGTATCAGGCGGTTCCATTATTGCCTCGCTCTATGCTAAAGGTTATAGCGTGGAACAAATGCGAGAGCTGGCGCTTGTCACCGACTTTAAGCAATTTACTGAATTCTCACTTGTAAGATTATTACGTGAAGGCGGGCTCTCCTCAGGTGATGTATTTCAAAACTGGATAGATGAACAGCTTGAAGGCGCGGTATTTGCCGACATGCCGCTCGATTTAAACATACTCGCCACAGATGTAAACGGCGGCGGCCCGGTTTTATTCAACAAGCACGCTACGCCTGACATGAAGGTATCAGAGGCGGTGCGCTACTCCATGTCTATCCCGCTAATATTTTCATTCAAACCCTTTAAAGAGTATTTGCTTGTAGACGGTGCGATATTGTCTGAAGATGCGCTGTTTGAAGATTGGCGAGGCGATGGCACGCCATCAGTATGCTTCAGACTGCAAAGCACCGAACAAAAACGCAAGGCCATTAAAAAGAACTTACTTCAACTGCCCCAATACGTCAGCATGCTTATTCGCACGTTTATGACGGCAATATCCAGGGAGTACGTCAATGCGAAGTATTGGCACAATACGGTGGTGGTGAATACCGGGGAGATTTCCGCGGTAGATTTTTCGCTTACACCTGAAATTAAGAACACACTTTTTGAGCTCGGTTATGCAACCACGAAAGAGTTCTTGCCCAAAAAGTGTGCGGGATTTATGAGAAGCAGTGCACTTTAA
- a CDS encoding PEP-CTERM/exosortase system-associated acyltransferase, which produces MPNLRNAKLLNTITKLVGKNNKIGKLLSGYEKLKEANYISSHFSSYLVPVIASSDALRNEVFKIRHGVYCEELGFEPVKESGLELDDFDAFSFHCLIKHCRSSAYAGTVRIVRPTEANQQLPIEKYCLNSITDKDLNPSNFDRKDICEVSRLAVPKEFRRRQMDNHKGAGVGIINRATYSETELRCFPFIAVGLYFAAAALALENEIKHAYVMMEPRLARSMGFVGIKFKQIGPVVDYHGKRAPYYINQDLLHTKLSPSFLKMLKDIRENIASQ; this is translated from the coding sequence ATGCCAAATTTACGAAACGCGAAGTTGCTAAATACCATCACTAAGCTTGTTGGTAAAAACAATAAAATAGGCAAGCTGTTGTCTGGATATGAAAAATTAAAAGAAGCCAACTATATTTCTTCTCATTTCTCTTCGTATCTAGTCCCTGTTATAGCGAGCTCTGATGCGTTAAGAAATGAGGTTTTTAAGATCCGCCACGGCGTCTACTGTGAAGAATTAGGTTTTGAGCCTGTCAAAGAAAGTGGGTTAGAATTAGACGACTTTGACGCATTCTCCTTTCACTGTTTAATAAAACACTGCCGTTCATCGGCTTATGCAGGTACTGTCAGAATAGTACGCCCCACTGAAGCTAATCAGCAGCTTCCCATCGAAAAATATTGTTTAAATTCTATTACTGATAAAGATTTGAACCCATCAAATTTTGATAGAAAAGACATTTGCGAAGTTTCTCGTTTAGCGGTACCTAAGGAATTTAGACGACGCCAAATGGATAATCATAAAGGGGCTGGTGTTGGTATCATTAATAGAGCAACTTATTCTGAGACAGAGTTACGCTGCTTTCCATTCATTGCCGTAGGCTTATATTTCGCGGCCGCAGCATTGGCTTTAGAAAACGAAATAAAGCATGCTTATGTGATGATGGAACCTAGACTGGCCCGAAGCATGGGGTTTGTTGGAATAAAATTCAAACAAATCGGGCCTGTCGTAGACTACCACGGTAAGCGTGCGCCATATTATATAAATCAAGATTTACTTCATACTAAGCTTTCGCCTAGCTTTCTGAAAATGCTTAAAGATATAAGGGAAAACATAGCATCTCAGTAA
- a CDS encoding NAD-dependent epimerase — MKILVTGAAGFIGAAVSQYLINRGDQVVGIDNINDYYDVNLKHARLDEIKSSTAADLFSFIEMGVEERDKMAALFEEHKFDRVVHLAAQAGVRYSLENPNAYVDSNIVGFVNILEGCRHNNVEHLVYASSSSVYGANETMPFSEQHNVDHQVSLYAASKKANELMAHTYSHLYDLPTTGLRFFTVYGPWGRPDMALFKFTKAILEGKTIQVYNYGNHRRDFTYIDDIVEGVIRSLDNVAKPNENWDGSNPDPSTSKAPYKVYNIGAQTPVHLLKFIETLESALGIEAKKELFPMQPGDVPDTYADVSSLVEDTGYQPSTDVETGVKAFVDWYRDFYKV, encoded by the coding sequence ATGAAAATCTTAGTCACCGGAGCCGCTGGTTTCATAGGAGCGGCTGTATCGCAATACCTTATCAATCGTGGTGACCAAGTTGTCGGAATTGACAACATTAACGATTATTACGATGTGAATTTAAAGCATGCTCGTCTAGACGAGATTAAATCATCTACTGCTGCTGATTTATTTTCATTTATCGAGATGGGGGTAGAAGAGCGCGACAAAATGGCTGCGCTTTTTGAAGAGCACAAATTTGATAGAGTGGTGCATTTAGCTGCTCAAGCTGGTGTGCGTTATTCACTTGAAAATCCTAACGCTTACGTCGACTCAAATATTGTTGGCTTTGTGAATATTCTAGAAGGGTGTCGCCATAATAACGTCGAGCATTTGGTGTACGCGTCATCTAGCTCAGTCTACGGTGCGAATGAAACTATGCCGTTTTCAGAGCAGCACAACGTAGATCATCAAGTTAGCTTGTATGCGGCTTCTAAAAAAGCTAACGAGCTAATGGCCCATACTTATAGTCACCTGTATGACTTGCCTACAACGGGGCTGCGCTTTTTCACTGTTTACGGGCCTTGGGGCCGTCCAGACATGGCGCTTTTCAAGTTCACTAAGGCTATTTTGGAAGGTAAAACAATACAGGTTTACAACTATGGTAACCACCGTCGTGACTTCACTTATATAGATGATATCGTTGAAGGCGTAATTCGCTCATTGGATAATGTGGCTAAACCTAACGAGAATTGGGACGGCAGCAATCCAGATCCAAGTACGAGTAAGGCGCCCTATAAGGTATACAATATTGGTGCGCAAACACCAGTGCACCTTTTGAAGTTTATTGAAACCCTTGAGAGTGCATTGGGCATTGAGGCGAAGAAAGAACTTTTTCCTATGCAGCCAGGCGATGTGCCTGACACCTATGCTGATGTGTCGTCGCTCGTTGAAGATACTGGGTACCAGCCATCTACCGATGTTGAAACAGGCGTAAAAGCGTTTGTCGACTGGTATCGCGACTTTTATAAAGTGTAA
- a CDS encoding nucleotidyltransferase family protein has protein sequence MNAFAKARYFLIIFNDVTLLSSLSPKTLSELFVFLRAANLLSIFAHKIKRKNMVDRLPESIQWHVTSNVNYSDRQRCQVGTEIDRINLLLEEIGITPVFLKGAAYNIENAVSLEGRTMSDIDILVSSSEIQKTEKRLLSLGWQIKSLANYDEKYYREFAHEIPPMFDPLSGTTLDIHHNLYLPVSGKAPDESILRQNIVASSQQKLVLNKHMQALHTCVHLYWNEDVSSSLRDLYDFTCLCNDNASHHFWEVIVKTAKAMNLSSLLFDVICLAEFYFLLRCPIETKHQLQSQLSLFHRARRGFTLFVMKRALVPDTRVCDSKLLRLSRFLAYMRGHLMKMPVHVLVPHMLKKLSMTLRKS, from the coding sequence GTGAATGCCTTTGCTAAAGCAAGATACTTTCTCATAATATTTAATGATGTAACTTTGCTATCATCGCTATCACCGAAAACCCTGTCTGAACTGTTTGTTTTTCTTCGTGCTGCGAATTTATTGAGCATCTTCGCTCACAAAATTAAACGCAAAAACATGGTAGATAGATTGCCTGAAAGCATTCAGTGGCATGTAACTTCAAACGTGAACTATTCTGATCGGCAGCGATGCCAGGTTGGAACTGAAATAGACAGAATCAACCTTCTTTTAGAGGAGATAGGGATAACCCCCGTTTTTCTTAAAGGCGCGGCATACAATATTGAAAATGCCGTTTCTTTGGAAGGTCGAACCATGTCTGATATTGACATCCTCGTTAGCTCAAGCGAGATCCAGAAGACAGAAAAAAGACTCCTCTCGTTGGGGTGGCAAATAAAATCGCTAGCTAACTACGATGAAAAATACTATCGGGAGTTTGCTCACGAAATTCCACCAATGTTCGATCCTCTATCGGGCACCACGTTAGATATTCACCACAATTTATATTTGCCAGTGAGTGGAAAAGCCCCTGATGAGTCAATATTAAGACAGAACATCGTTGCATCTTCGCAACAGAAACTTGTTCTCAATAAACATATGCAGGCGTTGCACACATGTGTGCATCTTTACTGGAACGAGGATGTAAGTTCATCACTCCGTGACCTGTATGATTTTACTTGTCTTTGTAATGACAATGCATCACATCATTTTTGGGAAGTAATAGTTAAAACCGCAAAAGCCATGAACTTGTCTTCACTTTTATTCGATGTAATATGTTTGGCAGAGTTCTACTTCTTGTTGCGCTGCCCAATTGAAACAAAACATCAGTTGCAAAGCCAACTCAGCCTTTTTCATAGGGCTCGTCGAGGGTTTACGCTGTTCGTTATGAAACGCGCTTTAGTGCCGGATACACGCGTTTGCGACAGCAAATTACTTCGTCTCAGTCGATTTTTGGCATATATGCGGGGGCATCTAATGAAAATGCCCGTTCACGTACTTGTGCCGCACATGCTTAAAAAGCTATCAATGACCTTGCGAAAAAGTTAG
- a CDS encoding malate synthase G, producing MQGYITKGRLQVAEQLDNFINEQALPGTGVDQEAFWQGAEALFEKFIPQNRALLEKREQLQRAIDDYHKAGNPVGGSEYTDFLKNIGYLVEQPANVTADTQNVDAEIATMAGPQLVVPINNARYALNAVNARWGSLYDALYGTDVISDEGGAEAGKSYNPVRGAKVVAKAKTYLDNMIPLAKGSHADVTQYKIDTGKLAITLTDGDETTLANTEQWQGHQGDISAPSSLLFAHNGLHFEIQIDPTHPIGESDPANVKDVLVEAALTTIMDCEDSVAAVDAEDKTLVYSNWLGLMKGTLSIEMTKGGKQLVRAMHDDRRYQPSKHAAKNQLKDGELVLSGRSLMFVRNVGHLMTNDAMLFDGEEVPEGIMDGLITSLIAKHDLLGNSKFKNSREGSIYIVKPKMHGPEEVAFSNALFGAIEPIIDVPTNTLKMGIMDEERRTSVNLQACIAEATSRVVFINTGFLDRTGDEIHTSMLAAPFAEKAALKAMPWIKAYETANVAVGLRCGLSGKAQIGKGMWPIPDEMQNMMDAKIGHPKAGANTAWVPSPTAATLHALHYHDVNVFDVQKSLDASFDGLSDILTIPLLEDASTLTRESIKREIDNNVQGILGYVVRWVHQGVGCSKVPDINNVGLMEDRATLRISSQHIANWLEHGIVSVDQVKESLARMAVLVDEQNAGDPEYIPMTPDLDSSIGFLAASDLIFKGKEQPSGYTEPLLHARRREMKAKLAGN from the coding sequence ATGCAAGGATATATTACAAAGGGCCGACTACAGGTTGCCGAACAACTCGATAACTTTATCAACGAACAGGCACTTCCTGGCACTGGCGTCGACCAAGAGGCTTTTTGGCAAGGCGCTGAAGCTCTCTTCGAAAAATTCATACCTCAAAATCGCGCGCTACTAGAAAAGCGAGAGCAACTTCAGCGCGCTATTGATGACTACCACAAAGCTGGGAACCCGGTAGGTGGTAGCGAATACACAGACTTCCTTAAAAACATTGGGTATCTCGTTGAGCAGCCTGCGAACGTTACCGCCGACACACAAAACGTAGATGCAGAAATTGCTACTATGGCGGGGCCGCAGCTTGTAGTACCTATTAATAATGCTCGCTATGCACTTAACGCGGTAAACGCTCGCTGGGGAAGCCTGTATGATGCATTGTACGGCACTGACGTTATAAGCGATGAAGGCGGCGCAGAAGCAGGGAAAAGTTATAACCCTGTTCGTGGCGCTAAAGTAGTAGCGAAAGCGAAAACCTACCTAGATAACATGATACCGCTAGCGAAAGGCAGCCACGCAGACGTTACACAGTATAAAATTGATACGGGTAAACTGGCTATCACGCTTACCGATGGCGATGAAACCACCCTAGCGAATACTGAACAATGGCAAGGACACCAAGGCGATATCAGTGCCCCATCAAGCCTGCTTTTTGCGCACAATGGCCTGCACTTTGAAATTCAAATTGACCCTACTCACCCGATTGGCGAGAGTGATCCAGCGAACGTAAAAGACGTGCTGGTTGAAGCCGCTCTGACTACCATTATGGACTGCGAAGATTCCGTTGCCGCTGTTGACGCTGAAGACAAAACCTTGGTGTACAGCAACTGGTTAGGTTTGATGAAAGGCACGCTCAGCATTGAAATGACAAAAGGCGGTAAGCAACTTGTTCGCGCCATGCATGACGATAGAAGGTATCAGCCCTCTAAACACGCTGCAAAGAATCAGTTAAAAGACGGAGAACTTGTTCTTTCTGGCCGAAGCCTAATGTTCGTTCGAAACGTCGGTCACCTTATGACCAACGACGCCATGCTTTTTGACGGTGAAGAAGTACCAGAAGGGATCATGGATGGTTTAATCACTTCCCTTATCGCAAAGCATGACCTTTTAGGTAATAGTAAATTTAAAAACAGCCGCGAAGGCAGTATTTATATTGTTAAACCTAAAATGCATGGGCCTGAAGAAGTGGCGTTCTCTAATGCGCTATTTGGTGCTATCGAGCCTATCATCGACGTTCCCACCAACACCCTTAAAATGGGTATTATGGATGAAGAACGTCGTACGAGTGTTAATCTACAAGCGTGTATCGCTGAAGCAACCTCGCGGGTTGTGTTCATCAACACAGGCTTTTTGGACAGAACGGGTGATGAGATACATACCTCAATGCTTGCCGCGCCGTTCGCAGAAAAAGCCGCCCTTAAAGCTATGCCATGGATTAAAGCTTACGAAACCGCAAACGTTGCCGTAGGTCTTCGCTGTGGCCTTTCTGGTAAAGCGCAAATTGGTAAAGGCATGTGGCCGATACCTGATGAAATGCAAAATATGATGGATGCTAAAATTGGTCACCCGAAGGCTGGGGCAAATACGGCATGGGTGCCCTCTCCTACTGCAGCGACACTGCACGCGCTTCATTATCACGACGTGAATGTGTTTGACGTTCAAAAGTCGCTAGATGCGAGTTTTGATGGGTTAAGCGATATACTCACTATTCCTTTGTTAGAAGATGCCTCAACGCTTACACGTGAAAGTATAAAGCGTGAAATCGACAATAACGTTCAGGGCATTTTAGGCTACGTTGTACGCTGGGTTCACCAAGGTGTAGGCTGCTCTAAAGTTCCAGACATCAACAATGTTGGCCTTATGGAAGATCGCGCGACCTTACGTATTTCATCGCAGCATATCGCAAACTGGTTAGAGCACGGCATTGTAAGTGTAGATCAGGTAAAAGAATCTTTGGCACGCATGGCGGTACTGGTAGATGAGCAAAACGCAGGTGACCCTGAATATATCCCTATGACGCCTGATTTAGATAGCTCAATCGGCTTCTTAGCTGCAAGCGACCTCATCTTCAAAGGTAAAGAGCAGCCTAGCGGTTACACCGAACCTTTGTTGCACGCCCGTCGACGCGAGATGAAGGCGAAGCTGGCAGGTAATTAG
- a CDS encoding FAD-binding oxidoreductase, which yields MSTALIESVLSSKSVLITHTDDILTYHQSPEGFTSQVKGVIKIGDSSDVKAVIELANKCSGSNEAFVIYPISTGNNWGYGSSVPPSDERDQYLLDLSQLNKILYFNEKTGLCTVQPGVTQKILYDFLNEHASDYMVPVTGAGPTCSVLANALERGYGITPVADHFSAVTSIKGFLPTGEYYQSSVADMDMTSEQLADKSFKWKHGPYLDGIFTQSANLVVTEATISLEKAGDGFTSFYMQFFDQSSFTTAYEVVSEIFDKVGRNVGSMNLMDKRRVSAMMADNPNGPGSHQIMTDQQVEKISKQQEIPEWTVIGTVYGAKNVAKAVKAEIKKIAKNRASRLFFSNDLLIEFGKLVTKLAPKSLLQAPRHQLATLEEGMAIMKGIPNQVALPLAYWRNSATTPNKTNQLNPARDGCGLLWYAPLIPTKPASMLSFIAMVRETCQQFNIEPMITFTNFNLYCTDSTIPIVFDINNEKAKEDAKACLASLYEQGLKLGFVPYRLNIEQQENLDTSKAFWSTSNKIAHALDPNNILGPGRYAKGR from the coding sequence ATGAGCACGGCACTTATTGAATCTGTGTTAAGTTCAAAATCAGTGTTAATTACGCATACTGACGATATTTTAACTTACCACCAATCTCCAGAAGGTTTTACCTCTCAAGTCAAGGGCGTGATTAAAATAGGTGATAGTTCAGACGTTAAGGCTGTCATTGAACTTGCGAATAAATGTAGCGGCAGCAACGAGGCATTCGTTATCTACCCTATTAGCACTGGAAATAATTGGGGGTATGGCAGCAGTGTTCCACCCAGTGATGAAAGGGATCAATACCTACTCGATTTATCGCAGCTCAATAAAATACTGTACTTCAACGAAAAAACAGGTCTGTGTACAGTCCAACCAGGTGTTACGCAGAAAATACTGTACGATTTTCTAAACGAGCACGCATCCGATTATATGGTTCCCGTTACTGGCGCAGGCCCAACGTGCAGTGTTCTTGCTAATGCACTTGAGCGTGGTTATGGCATCACGCCTGTGGCAGACCACTTTTCCGCAGTAACCTCCATTAAAGGTTTTCTACCCACAGGAGAATACTATCAGTCCAGTGTTGCAGATATGGACATGACATCTGAGCAGCTAGCCGACAAGTCATTTAAGTGGAAACATGGCCCTTACCTGGATGGAATTTTCACGCAATCGGCGAATTTAGTTGTTACTGAAGCCACTATTTCACTTGAAAAAGCGGGCGACGGTTTCACCTCGTTTTACATGCAATTCTTTGATCAATCTTCATTTACTACCGCCTATGAAGTGGTATCCGAAATATTCGATAAAGTTGGGCGCAATGTAGGGAGTATGAACCTAATGGACAAAAGAAGGGTGTCCGCCATGATGGCCGATAATCCGAATGGCCCAGGTTCACATCAAATCATGACTGACCAACAAGTAGAAAAAATAAGTAAGCAACAAGAGATACCGGAGTGGACAGTAATAGGGACAGTTTATGGTGCGAAAAACGTGGCCAAGGCCGTGAAAGCAGAAATAAAGAAGATTGCGAAAAATAGAGCATCGAGACTTTTCTTCTCAAATGACCTACTTATTGAGTTTGGAAAGCTTGTTACCAAACTGGCACCAAAGTCTTTGCTGCAAGCGCCACGACATCAGTTGGCCACGTTAGAAGAAGGCATGGCAATTATGAAAGGCATACCTAATCAAGTTGCCCTACCTCTTGCTTATTGGCGTAATTCGGCAACAACGCCGAACAAAACAAACCAACTTAATCCGGCAAGAGATGGGTGCGGCCTTTTATGGTACGCACCTTTAATACCGACAAAACCAGCCTCGATGTTAAGTTTTATCGCGATGGTTAGAGAGACGTGCCAACAGTTCAACATTGAACCTATGATAACGTTCACTAACTTCAATCTATATTGTACTGACAGTACTATCCCAATAGTTTTTGATATCAACAACGAAAAGGCAAAAGAAGATGCAAAAGCGTGCCTTGCATCACTTTACGAGCAAGGCCTAAAACTTGGCTTTGTTCCGTATAGGTTGAATATAGAGCAACAAGAAAATCTTGATACGTCAAAAGCATTCTGGTCAACATCGAACAAAATTGCACATGCGCTAGACCCTAACAATATTCTTGGGCCAGGGCGCTACGCAAAGGGACGCTAA